One Coccinella septempunctata chromosome 8, icCocSept1.1, whole genome shotgun sequence genomic window carries:
- the LOC123318536 gene encoding uncharacterized protein LOC123318536 — protein sequence MNRKDLSNLILNEVNIRLNKMRELSCSFEDIQSKIELLDEDISKQMEEREITENICFKLMAQAQSLLDSFQNNAIDESSSNISNKSNNYNSLKLPPLKIPPFNGDQNKWISFRDTFTSLIHDNNSIDNVSKFHYLLSFLEGSASSILSSITVSHDNYAVAWDLLSQRYNNKRLLINEHLRCLFAIEPLQRETDSGLRYIMDSLNKNLSALKSLGEPTDQWDTIIIYFASSRLDTVTSRKWEEFRSDIDSVTLEEFYSFLRQRSVVLETMNACKSVKNNEKRHSLPKINNKSFIASSHDLSPSKGCLICKLEHKIHECSKFKSLPIEERIAKISSLKLCTNCLRGGHQSYQCKLGGCRICHRRHNTLLHKQLPLQQSIQQIKNEQSAVNTNNNSLNTSENSNFSNPAVESTVASSSGTSIAMSAVSTNQALLSTALVRVTNKDKTFILRALLDCGSQSSFISYKAQQNLGIYKIKKYHQYISGLGNMLLNVNEHCNINIQSLHNNFNMNINCFILPKITDNVPHCTLRIENLGVPSSLHLADPGFHQPSVIDLLLGADIFWDLLKPNRLILGHQGPILQETYLGWIVAGPMRGNTHDKDKNTKIYCHFSKEISKQLAKFWELEEIPRDNKNLKNNYCENLFSRTTHREHDGRFCVRIPLKESSSVLGDSYKIAEKRLMQLEEKFKRKPVFKEEYRKFIREYEQLGHMTEIPKPIFGCYLPHHAVLKETSETTKLRVVFDASAKTSTGISLNDIQYIGPVVQNDLFSILLRYRQHKFVVSADVEKMYRQILVEPEQRILQLILWHDDPTQTIRVFRLNTVTYGTASAPFLSTRCLHQLGLDCSDEVVSKCIKDDFYIDDLLSGTDDPAELIHIVQSITEILRSAGLPLRRWRTNCPSIFQFQSNISTPKDLDVSSPSSVLGLKWDPLNDILQFSVENINLNKNVTKRTILSNSAKLFDPLGLLSPCTIVPKIILQKLWQSKLGWDDPVDDKLESEWRNFTINLNTVSKVGIGRHILINQPVIIELHSFSDASQAAYAAAIYLRSIDSSGNIFVKLVCAKTRVAPVKPTTIPRLELCGALLSARLSSKVAKSLRCDITSSYHWTDSTIVLGWLSSEACNLQPFVANRVSEVQELTASGTWRHVPGDKNPADMASRGVNPKCMQSATLWWEGPPFLFEDPCSWPQTMNTKNILDLPEKKTTAKCLHATTTLNSTIHVNSLINFDKYSRFSTLQRSVAYVLRFISNSRNKVDKFSSSLSTVELHSSLQLLIKLHQRDCFLNEIRILSNKQNLPSYSRMLSLSPFLDENGILRVGGRIQKSKVSYDRKHPALLDINHNFTKLLFSYHHIKLMHCGPQLLLSDLRNEFGPLRGRILARSTINNCKICRIMKAKCLNPLMGNLPASRVIPSSPFQVSGVDFGGPFYITDRKGRGCKITKCYLCLFVCFATKALHLEVASDLTSDVFILCLRRFISRRGKPLQLLCDNGTNFVGAGNEIARFLKTNNEEISGFAANEGINFKFSPAYSPHFGGLWEAGIKSAKYHITRILGDKHLTFEELTTLFTQIEAILNSRPLTPLSSDPTDLNPLTPAHFLIGKPLTSLPVENLLQANPNRLSRFQNLESMRQHFWHRWKNEYLSELQQRSKWRIKQEGLKEGDLVVIKEANVPPLKWRMARVSKLFPGSDGVSRVAELYTSKGIIRRAVHNLCSLPVPPTAEVPRSPKGFEGGGRCLVCDTLCAVCTLHVNAFIL from the exons ATGAATCGCAAGGATTTATCAAATTTGATTTTAAATGAGGTCAATATCAGATTGAATAAAATGCGTGAATTGTCGTGTAGTTTTGaagatattcaatcaaaaataGAACTGTTGGATGAAGATATATCTAAACAAATGGAAGAGCGTGAAATCACTGAGAATATTTGTTTTAAGTTAATGGCTCAAGCTCAATCACTATTAgattcttttcaaaataatgctATCGATGAATCTTCATCTAACATAAGTAATAAGTCGAATAATTACAATAGTCTTAAATTACCACCTTTGAAAATTCCACCCTTTAATGGTGAtcaaaacaaatggatatcattTAGAGATACATTTACGTCATTAATTCACGATAATAACAGTATTGACAATGTCAGTAAATTCCATTATCTCTTATCCTTCTTAGAAGGTTCAGCATCGTCTATACTCAGTTCTATTACAGTATCACATGATAATTATGCTGTTGCTTGGGATTTACTGAGCCAACGTTATAACAATAAACGTCTTCTTATTAATGAACACTTAAGGTGTCTCTTTGCTATTGAACCACTACAGCGAGAAACTGACAGTGGATTGCGGTATATTAtggattcattaaataaaaatttgagtGCTTTAAAGTCTTTGGGAGAACCTACTGATCAGTGGGATActataatcatttattttgcatCTTCAAGGTTAGACACCGTAACCTCGAGAAAATGGGAGGAGTTTAGGAGTGATATAGACTCAGTTActttagaagaattttattcatttcttcgTCAGAGATCTGTTGTCTTAGAAACTATGAATGCTTGTAAATCTGTTAAGAACAATGAGAAACGTCATAGCTTaccaaaaataaataacaaatccTTCATTGCGTCCTCACATGATCTTTCACCTTCTAAAGGGTGTCTTATATGTAAACTAGAACATAAAATTCATGAGTGCTCTAAATTTAAATCATTGCCTATAGAAGAGCGAATCGCTAAAATCTCTTCATTAAAACTGTGCACTAACTGTCTTCGAGGCGGCCACCAATCCTATCAATGTAAGTTGGGCGGTTGTAGAATATGCCATCGAAGACATAATACATTGTTACATAAGCAATTACCTTTACAACAATCAAtacaacaaataaaaaatgaacaatCTGCAGTTAATACTAATAACAATAGTTTAAATAcaagtgaaaattcgaatttttcaaatccTGCAGTCGAGTCCACGGTAGCAAGCTCATCTGGCACTTCTATTGCTATGTCTGCTGTCTCCACCAATCAAGCTCTTCTTTCCACGGCGTTGGTCAGGGTGACAAACAAGGACAAAACATTTATTCTCAGGGCTTTGCTGGACTGCGGCAGTCAATCATCTTTTATTAGCTATAAGGCTCAACAAAATTTAggtatctacaaaataaaaaaatatcatcaatatatttCTGGTTTGGGAAATATGCTACTAAATGTCAATGAACATTGCAACATAAATATACAATCGCTTCACAACAACTTTAATATGAACATAAATTGCTTTATTCTACCTAAAATTACTGATAATGTGCCCCATTGTACTTTGCGTATCGAGAATCTAGGAGTCCCTAGCTCTTTGCACCTAGCCGATCCAGGGTTTCATCAACCTTCAGTAATAGATTTACTGTTAGGTGCTGATATCTTTTGGGATCTGCTTAAGCCAAATAGGCTTATCCTGGGACATCAAGGTCCTATATTACAGGAAACCTACCTGGGTTGGATAGTAGCTGGCCCCATGAGGGGGAATACTCACGATAAAGACAAAAATACTAAAATATATTGCCACTTCTCAAAGGAAATAAGTAAACAATTAGCAAAATTTTGGGAACTGGAGGAAATTCCTAGAGAtaataaaaatctcaaaaacaacTACTGCGAGAACTTATTCAGTCGAACTACTCATCGTGAACATGATGGTAGATTTTGTGTTCGAATACCACTAAAAGAGAGCTCATCAGTTCTAGGTGATTCATATAAAATTGCCGAAAAAAGGTTAATGcaattggaagaaaaatttaaGCGCAAACCTGTTTTCAAAGAGGAGTATCgtaaatttattagagaatatGAACAATTGGGACACATGACTGAAATTCCTAAACCTATATTTGGTTGCTACCTTCCACATCATGCAGTATTGAAGGAAACTAGTGAAACAACAAAACTACGAGTTGTTTTTGATGCTTCTGCAAAAACCTCTACGGGTATATCgttgaacgatatacaatataTCGGACCAGTAGTACAAAACGACTTGTTCTCAATTTTACTGAGGTATAGACAGCACAAGTTTGTGGTGTCAGCTGATGTGGAAAAAATGTACCGTCAGATCCTCGTTGAGCCCGAGCAACGAATACTACAATTAATTTTGTGGCACGATGATCCGACCCAGACCATTAGGGTATTTCGTTTGAATACAGTAACCTATGGTACTGCATCAGCACCATTTTTGAGTACGAGATGTCTTCACCAACTTGGATTGGATTGTAGTGATGAAGTAGTCTCAAAATGTATAAAGGACGATTTTTACATCGATGATTTACTTTCTGGTACTGATGACCCAGCTGAGTTGATCCATATAGTTCAATCAATCACTGAAATTTTAAGATCGGCTGGTCTTCCGTTACGAAGGTGGCGTACAAACTGCCCATCTATTTTTCAATTCCAGTCAAATATCTCTACACCTAAGGACTTAGATGTTTCTTCACCATCCAGTGTCTTGGGATTGAAATGGGATCCATTAAATGACATTCTGCAGTTTTCAGTTGAAAACATCAACTTAAACAAAAATGTAACTAAACGTACTATTTTGTCCAATTCTGCTAAACTCTTTGATCCATTGGGTTTGCTAAGCCCTTGTACTATCGTGCCGAAGATAATACTACAAAAATTATGGCAATCCAAACTGGGATGGGACGACCCAGTAGATGATAAATTAGAATCAGAGTGGCGGAATTTTACAATTAATTTGAACACAGTATCAAAGGTCGGAATTGGTAGACATATACTCATCAATCAGCCCGTTATTATAGAATTACATTCATTCTCAGATGCTTCACAGGCAGCATATGCTGCAGCTATTTACCTCAGGTCGATAGATAGCTCAGGCAACATTTTCGTCAAATTAGTCTGCGCCAAAACCAGAGTCGCTCCAGTAAAACCTACGACAATACCACGCCTTGAGCTGTGCGGGGCATTACTGTCAGCACGACTGAGCTCAAAGGTTGCGAAATCACTCCGTTGTGATATAACTTCTTCCTATCAttggactgattcaacgattGTTTTAGGTTGGTTGTCCTCTGAAGCTTGTAACTTGCAACCCTTTGTCGCCAACCGTGTCAGTGAAGTACAAGAATTGACTGCATCTGGTACTTGGAGGCATGTGCCAGGCGATAAAAATCCAGCGGATATGGCCTCTAGAGGTGTAAATCCTAAGTGTATGCAGTCAGCTACACTTTGGTGGGAAGGTCCACCATTTTTATTTGAGGATCCTTGTAGCTGGCCTCAAACAATGAACACAAAAAATATTCTCGATTTACCCGAGAAGAAAACTACTGCTAAATGTTTACACGCTACGACTACACTCAATTCTACTATTCATGTTAACTCTTTGATAAACTTCGATAAATATTCAAGATTTTCAACTTTACAGAGGTCTGTAGCCTACGTTTTACGTTTCATCTCAAATTCGCGCAATAAAGTCGATAAATTTTCAAGTTCATTGTCCACTGTTGAGTTACATTCTTCACTCCAATTGTTGATAAAACTGCACCAGAGAGATTGCTTCTTaaatgaaatcagaattttaagTAATAAGCAGAACTTACCCTCTTATTCTCGTATGTTGTCGCTCAGTCCGTTCCTTGATGAGAATGGCATACTTCGTGTTGGTGGCCGCATACAGAAGTCGAAGGTTAGCTATGATAGAAAACATCCTGCTTTGTTAGATATAAATCATAACTTCACAAAATTGCTATTTTCCTATCATCACATCAAACTTATGCATTGTGGACCTCAGCTTTTGTTGAGTGATTTAAGAAATGAATTTGGGCCTTTAAGAGGTAGAATCTTAGCTAGAAGCACCATAAATAATTGCAAGATATGTAGAATAATGAAAGCTAAATGTTTAAATCCACTAATGGGCAACTTACCTGCTTCTAGAGTCATCCCAAGTTCTCCATTTCAGGTTAGCGGTGTCGATTTTGGCGGTCCATTTTACATCACAGACCGAAAGGGTCGCGGTTGCAAAAtaacaaaatgttatttatGTCTATTTGTATGTTTTGCCACTAAGGCTTTACATTTAGAGGTAGCAAGCGACCTTACGTctgatgttttcattttatgcttGCGACGGTTTATATCTCGAAGAGGAAAGCCTCTTCAATTGTTATGTGATAATGGCACAAATTTTGTCGGCGCAGGCAACGAAATCGCGAGATTCTTAAAAACAAATAACGAAGAAATCTCAGGTTTTGCAGCAAATGAGGGcattaatttcaagttttcacCAGCATACTCCCCTCACTTCGGTGGGCTTTGGGAAGCGGGCATTAAATCCGCCAAATACCATATCACTAGAATCTTAGGAGACAAACATTTGACATTTGAAGAACTAACAACATTATTTACGCAAATTGAAGCAATCCTTAATTCCAGACCATTGACCCCACTTTCTTCTGATCCTACAGACCTTAATCCTTTAACTCCAGCACATTTCCTCATAGGCAAGCCACTCACTTCATTGCCAGTAGAAAATCTCTTACAAGCAAATCCTAACAGGCTCAGCAGATTTCAGAACCTCGAGAGCATGCGTCAACATTTTTGGCATCGTTGGAAGAATGAATATCTCAGCGAATTACAACAAAGGTCCAAATGGCGCATCAAGCAAGAAGGGCTAAAGGAAGGCGATCTGGTTGTCATCAAGGAAGCCAACGTTCCTCCTTTGAAATGGCGTATGGCCCGAGTTTCGAAATTGTTTCCCGGATCGGATGGAGTTTCAAGAGTAGCTGAGCTTTACACATCCAAGGGTATCATCCGAAGAGCTGTGCACAATCTTTGCTCCCTGCCGGTACCACCAACAGCGGAAGTTCCTCGAAGTCCAAAGGGATTCGAGGGGGGGGGAAGATGTTTAGTTTGTGACAC CCTGTGCGCGGTTTGTACATTGCATGTGAACGCCTTTATATTATAA
- the LOC123318254 gene encoding uncharacterized protein LOC123318254: MQLEEKFKRKPVFKEEYRKFIREYEQLGHMTEIPKPIFGCYLPHHAVLKETSETTKLRVVFDASAKTSTGISLNDIQYIGPVVQNDLFSILLRYRQHKFVVSADVEKMYRQILVEPEQRILQLILWHDDPTQTIRVFRLNTVTYGTASAPFLSTRCLHQLGLDCSDEVVSKCIKDDFYIDDLLSGTDDPAELIHIVQSITEILRSAGLPLRRWRTNCPSIFQFQSNISTPKDLDVSSPSSVLGLKWDPLNDILQFSVENINLNKNVTKRTILSNSAKLFDPLGLLSPCTIVPKIILQKLWQSKLGWDDPVDDKLESEWRNFTINLNTVSKVGIGRHILINQPVIIELHSFSDASQAAYAAAIYLRSIDSSGNIFVKLVCAKTRVAPVKPTTIPRLELCGALLSARLSSKVAKSLRCDITSSYHWTDSTIVLGWLSSEACNLQPFVANRVSEVQELTASGTWRHVPGDKNPADMASRGVNPKCMQSATLWWEGPPFLFEDPCSWPQTMNTKNILDLPEKKTTAKCLHATTTLNSTIHVNSLINFDKYSRFSTLQRSVAYVLRFISNSRNKVDKFSSSLSTVELHSSLQLLIKLHQRDCFLNEIRILSNKQNLPSYSRMLSLSPFLDENGILRVGGRIQKSKVSYDRKHPALLDINHNFTKLLFSYHHIKLMHCGPQLLLSDLRNEFGPLRGRILARSTINNCKICRIMKAKCLNPLMGNLPASRVIPSSPFQVSGVDFGGPFYITDRKGRGCKITKCYLCLFVCFATKALHLEVASDLTSDVFILCLRRFISRRGKPLQLLCDNGTNFVGAGNEIARFLKTNNEEISGFAANEGINFKFSPAYSPHFGGLWEAGIKSAKYHITRILGDKHLTFEELTTLFTQIEAILNSRPLTPLSSDPTDLNPLTPAHFLIGKPLTSLPVENLLQANPNRLSRFQNLESMRQHFWHRWKNEYLSELQQRSKWRIKQEGLKEGDLVVIKEANVPPLKWRMARVSKLFPGSDGVSRVAELYTSKGIIRRAVHNLCSLPVPPTAEVPRSPKGFEGGEDV; encoded by the coding sequence ATGcaattggaagaaaaatttaaGCGCAAACCTGTTTTCAAAGAGGAGTATCgtaaatttattagagaatatGAACAATTGGGACACATGACTGAAATTCCTAAACCTATATTTGGTTGCTACCTTCCACATCATGCAGTATTGAAGGAAACTAGTGAAACAACAAAACTACGAGTTGTTTTTGATGCTTCTGCAAAAACCTCTACGGGTATATCgttgaacgatatacaatataTCGGACCAGTAGTACAAAACGACTTGTTCTCAATTTTACTGAGGTATAGACAGCACAAGTTTGTGGTGTCAGCTGATGTGGAAAAAATGTACCGTCAGATCCTCGTTGAGCCCGAGCAACGAATACTACAATTAATTTTGTGGCACGATGATCCGACCCAGACCATTAGGGTATTTCGTTTGAATACAGTAACCTATGGTACTGCATCAGCACCATTTTTGAGTACGAGATGTCTTCACCAACTTGGATTGGATTGTAGTGATGAAGTAGTCTCAAAATGTATAAAGGACGATTTTTACATCGATGATTTACTTTCTGGTACTGATGACCCAGCTGAGTTGATCCATATAGTTCAATCAATCACTGAAATTTTAAGATCGGCTGGTCTTCCGTTACGAAGGTGGCGTACAAACTGCCCATCTATTTTTCAATTCCAGTCAAATATCTCTACACCTAAGGACTTAGATGTTTCTTCACCATCCAGTGTCTTGGGATTGAAATGGGATCCATTAAATGACATTCTGCAGTTTTCAGTTGAAAACATCAACTTAAACAAAAATGTAACTAAACGTACTATTTTGTCCAATTCTGCTAAACTCTTTGATCCATTGGGTTTGCTAAGCCCTTGTACTATCGTGCCGAAGATAATACTACAAAAATTATGGCAATCCAAACTGGGATGGGACGACCCAGTAGATGATAAATTAGAATCAGAGTGGCGGAATTTTACAATTAATTTGAACACAGTATCAAAGGTCGGAATTGGTAGACATATACTCATCAATCAGCCCGTTATTATAGAATTACATTCATTCTCAGATGCTTCACAGGCAGCATATGCTGCAGCTATTTACCTCAGGTCGATAGATAGCTCAGGCAACATTTTCGTCAAATTAGTCTGCGCCAAAACCAGAGTCGCTCCAGTAAAACCTACGACAATACCACGCCTTGAGCTGTGCGGGGCATTACTGTCAGCACGACTGAGCTCAAAGGTTGCGAAATCACTCCGTTGTGATATAACTTCTTCCTATCAttggactgattcaacgattGTTTTAGGTTGGTTGTCCTCTGAAGCTTGTAACTTGCAACCCTTTGTCGCCAACCGTGTCAGTGAAGTACAAGAATTGACTGCATCTGGTACTTGGAGGCATGTGCCAGGCGATAAAAATCCAGCGGATATGGCCTCTAGAGGTGTAAATCCTAAGTGTATGCAGTCAGCTACACTTTGGTGGGAAGGTCCACCATTTTTATTTGAGGATCCTTGTAGCTGGCCTCAAACAATGAACACAAAAAATATTCTCGATTTACCCGAGAAGAAAACTACTGCTAAATGTTTACACGCTACGACTACACTCAATTCTACTATTCATGTTAACTCTTTGATAAACTTCGATAAATATTCAAGATTTTCAACTTTACAGAGGTCTGTAGCCTACGTTTTACGTTTCATCTCAAATTCGCGCAATAAAGTCGATAAATTTTCAAGTTCATTGTCCACTGTTGAGTTACATTCTTCACTCCAATTGTTGATAAAACTGCACCAGAGAGATTGCTTCTTaaatgaaatcagaattttaagTAATAAGCAGAACTTACCCTCTTATTCTCGTATGTTGTCGCTCAGTCCGTTCCTTGATGAGAATGGCATACTTCGTGTTGGTGGCCGCATACAGAAGTCGAAGGTTAGCTATGATAGAAAACATCCTGCTTTGTTAGATATAAATCATAACTTCACAAAATTGCTATTTTCCTATCATCACATCAAACTTATGCATTGTGGACCTCAGCTTTTGTTGAGTGATTTAAGAAATGAATTTGGGCCTTTAAGAGGTAGAATCTTAGCTAGAAGCACCATAAATAATTGCAAGATATGTAGAATAATGAAAGCTAAATGTTTAAATCCACTAATGGGCAACTTACCTGCTTCTAGAGTCATCCCAAGTTCTCCATTTCAGGTTAGCGGTGTCGATTTTGGCGGTCCATTTTACATCACAGACCGAAAGGGTCGCGGTTGCAAAAtaacaaaatgttatttatGTCTATTTGTATGTTTTGCCACTAAGGCTTTACATTTAGAGGTAGCAAGCGACCTTACGTctgatgttttcattttatgcttGCGACGGTTTATATCTCGAAGAGGAAAGCCTCTTCAATTGTTATGTGATAATGGCACAAATTTTGTCGGCGCAGGCAACGAAATCGCGAGATTCTTAAAAACAAATAACGAAGAAATCTCAGGTTTTGCAGCAAATGAGGGcattaatttcaagttttcacCAGCATACTCCCCTCACTTCGGTGGGCTTTGGGAAGCGGGCATTAAATCCGCCAAATACCATATCACTAGAATCTTAGGAGACAAACATTTGACATTTGAAGAACTAACAACATTATTTACGCAAATTGAAGCAATCCTTAATTCCAGACCATTGACCCCACTTTCTTCTGATCCTACAGACCTTAATCCTTTAACTCCAGCACATTTCCTCATAGGCAAGCCACTCACTTCATTGCCAGTAGAAAATCTCTTACAAGCAAATCCTAACAGGCTCAGCAGATTTCAGAACCTCGAGAGCATGCGTCAACATTTTTGGCATCGTTGGAAGAATGAATATCTCAGCGAATTACAACAAAGGTCCAAATGGCGCATCAAGCAAGAAGGGCTAAAGGAAGGCGATCTGGTTGTCATCAAGGAAGCCAACGTTCCTCCTTTGAAATGGCGTATGGCCCGAGTTTCGAAATTGTTTCCCGGATCGGATGGAGTTTCAAGAGTAGCTGAGCTTTACACATCCAAGGGTATCATCCGAAGAGCTGTGCACAATCTTTGCTCCCTGCCGGTACCACCAACAGCGGAAGTTCCTCGAAGTCCAAAGGGATTCGAGGGGGGGGAAGATGTTTAG